From Lawsonia intracellularis PHE/MN1-00, the proteins below share one genomic window:
- the sctJ gene encoding type III secretion system inner membrane ring lipoprotein SctJ translates to MLLTDRYIVKATDSNVYPLKKWDNILLLFIIFFSIIFISGCKLEVYKGLTEDQVNEMVATLIYRGIDVEKSPGGKEGFSLLVAEEQLISALEILKKNALPRENYVSLGEVFSGQGMISSQSEERARMAYAISQELANTFSRIDGVLTTRVHVVPGYTDQAVDSKILPSMGIFIRHTPDSPVVNMLPSIREVAAKSLPDLEYDRTSVMLLPVQEPLTIPSMGSSTFLGISLFPERGSPYFLIGMGIIFLAIIFGIFFCIGLVLFQKDIPIAKKIDNDGSISGEQTIKPEEQ, encoded by the coding sequence ATGCTTTTAACAGACAGATATATAGTTAAAGCAACGGATAGCAATGTATATCCATTAAAAAAGTGGGACAATATCTTACTGTTATTTATTATTTTTTTTAGCATTATTTTTATATCAGGGTGTAAGTTAGAAGTTTATAAGGGGCTTACGGAAGATCAGGTAAATGAAATGGTTGCTACATTAATCTATAGGGGGATTGATGTAGAAAAATCTCCAGGTGGTAAAGAAGGATTTTCTTTACTTGTGGCAGAAGAACAGTTGATAAGTGCTTTAGAGATTTTAAAAAAGAATGCATTACCTAGAGAAAACTATGTTAGCCTTGGGGAAGTCTTTTCAGGCCAAGGTATGATAAGTTCTCAATCTGAAGAACGTGCACGGATGGCCTATGCTATATCTCAAGAGCTTGCAAATACTTTTTCTCGTATTGATGGAGTATTAACAACAAGAGTTCATGTGGTCCCAGGCTATACAGATCAAGCTGTTGATTCTAAAATCCTTCCATCTATGGGTATTTTTATAAGGCATACGCCTGATTCGCCTGTAGTAAATATGCTTCCTAGTATTCGTGAAGTTGCGGCTAAAAGTCTTCCTGATCTTGAATATGATCGTACCTCTGTGATGTTACTTCCTGTACAAGAACCTTTGACTATTCCCTCTATGGGCTCTTCAACCTTTTTAGGTATATCACTTTTCCCAGAACGAGGTAGTCCTTATTTTCTTATTGGAATGGGAATTATCTTTTTAGCCATTATATTTGGGATATTTTTTTGTATTGGTTTAGTGTTATTTCAAAAAGATATACCCATTGCTAAAAAAATTGATAATGATGGATCTATATCAGGAGAACAAACTATTAAGCCAGAAGAGCAATAA
- a CDS encoding tetratricopeptide repeat protein — translation MLSEYQVKRLLDTANTACHYGLVGVARKIYDGVLALKPGFPPALIGQALSHIVIDEFSEAEEILTKYLEKVPDDPDAQVFLGITYMFTGRGDQSSLLFEKVAATDGAASVFAVDLLEVMKIQLQS, via the coding sequence ATGCTTTCTGAATATCAAGTAAAAAGGCTGCTTGATACAGCTAATACAGCTTGCCATTATGGATTAGTTGGTGTGGCACGTAAAATTTATGATGGTGTTTTGGCATTAAAACCAGGTTTCCCACCAGCTTTAATAGGACAAGCACTGAGCCATATTGTTATCGATGAGTTTAGTGAAGCAGAAGAAATCCTCACGAAATATTTAGAAAAAGTTCCAGATGATCCTGATGCACAAGTATTTTTAGGAATTACTTATATGTTCACAGGGCGTGGGGATCAATCATCGCTGTTATTTGAGAAAGTAGCAGCCACTGATGGTGCAGCCAGTGTCTTTGCCGTAGATTTACTTGAGGTAATGAAAATACAGTTACAGTCATAA
- a CDS encoding CesT family type III secretion system chaperone yields MITHEIEEFGRRMGMSDLELSQDGIIAFEVEDLGSLHIEQDEENEELFIYLATPVPPYNNDIPKKVLELCSYKHAHPFILHGGIHNDNVIFLSRISYRDVKASTIENTTQFLISITQKVL; encoded by the coding sequence ATGATAACACATGAAATTGAAGAGTTTGGTCGTCGTATGGGAATGTCAGACTTAGAACTTTCTCAAGATGGTATCATTGCATTTGAAGTTGAAGACCTAGGATCTTTACATATAGAGCAAGATGAAGAAAATGAAGAACTTTTTATATATTTAGCAACACCTGTACCACCATATAATAATGATATTCCTAAAAAAGTTCTTGAACTATGTAGTTATAAGCATGCACATCCATTTATACTACATGGTGGTATACATAATGACAACGTTATATTTCTTTCTAGAATTAGCTATCGTGATGTAAAAGCATCAACTATTGAAAATACAACACAATTTCTTATAAGTATTACACAAAAAGTGTTGTAA
- a CDS encoding tetratricopeptide repeat protein has translation MLLTSEQRQTLYILGYLYIRMGLNDSAERLFKTILSLFPEDKWSHRSLAVIAMRKGDSISCLAHIYKAVAGEHSIVKHAPLLLLQAQALWNLGRYSESRTSIQNYIKIRGSRT, from the coding sequence ATGCTGCTCACGTCCGAACAGCGACAAACTTTATATATCTTAGGATATCTTTACATACGCATGGGTCTAAATGACTCAGCAGAAAGACTTTTTAAAACAATACTTAGTCTCTTTCCTGAAGATAAATGGTCTCATCGAAGCCTTGCAGTGATCGCCATGAGGAAAGGTGATAGTATTTCTTGCTTAGCACATATTTATAAAGCAGTAGCAGGGGAACATAGTATAGTAAAGCATGCTCCACTACTTCTTTTACAAGCACAAGCATTATGGAATCTTGGACGTTATTCTGAATCAAGGACATCTATCCAAAACTATATTAAAATTAGAGGAAGTCGAACATGA
- the sctV gene encoding type III secretion system export apparatus subunit SctV gives MSLFAKAQSTVGVITRNNDITMVLLLVTVIALMIIPLPTPLVDTLIGINMGLSFLIVMMCMYVKTVLDFSVFPTMLLFTTLFRVGLNITTTRLILLQADAGEIIFIFGEFALGGNFVVGAVVFVILTIVQFLVIAKGAERVAEVGARFTLDAMPGKQMSIDADMRAGVIDMEEAQKRRARINQESQMYGAMDGAMKFVKGDSIAGMIIAVVNIVGGTIIGVTQHGMAASDALHVYGILTIGDGLVSQIPSLLISIAAGILITRTGDSAENVGSQIGEQIFNQPKALLMAGGVVFLIALVPGFPKIQLFAISATLAGIGYTLKLIMTNPAPKNAKQSIAKTLEPTTSPSKKSSTEQKESKEEFSPTVPIILDISQQMSEELDYDSLNDELITLRRVLYFDLGVPFPGINLRISSKLHDLTYSLMINEIPITKGTLEKGMVLARDTKENLAMLGVEPEEKEKFLPDVESLWVPDSKKALLERAGITCMTHSRILAYHLSLVLSRHASNFLGMQETKYLLDKMEERAPDLVRETTRLLPVQRIAEIFQRLVQEQISIRDLRSILEALIEWSPKEKDTVMLTEYVRSALKRQISYMYSKGQNMLPAVLLDPNVEETIRKSVRQTSAGAFLALDPETTQIFMASLKEFASETNLTYTQKPVLITSMDIRRYVRRLIEGDYYNLPVVSYQELTPEISVQPVGRIRF, from the coding sequence ATGAGCTTATTCGCTAAAGCTCAATCGACTGTAGGTGTTATTACACGAAATAATGACATCACTATGGTCCTTTTATTAGTGACTGTCATAGCATTAATGATTATCCCATTACCTACTCCTTTAGTGGATACACTGATTGGTATTAACATGGGACTTTCATTTCTTATTGTAATGATGTGTATGTATGTTAAGACAGTTTTAGATTTTTCTGTTTTTCCCACTATGCTCCTTTTTACAACCCTGTTCAGAGTTGGTTTAAATATCACAACGACAAGACTTATTTTACTCCAAGCAGATGCTGGAGAAATCATTTTTATTTTTGGTGAATTTGCCTTAGGTGGAAACTTTGTTGTTGGAGCAGTTGTCTTTGTCATTCTAACAATTGTTCAGTTCCTTGTTATTGCAAAAGGAGCTGAACGTGTTGCCGAAGTTGGTGCACGCTTTACCCTTGATGCTATGCCAGGAAAACAGATGTCTATTGATGCCGACATGCGCGCAGGCGTTATTGACATGGAAGAAGCCCAAAAACGTCGTGCACGAATAAATCAAGAAAGCCAAATGTATGGAGCTATGGACGGTGCTATGAAATTTGTTAAAGGTGATAGCATCGCAGGAATGATAATTGCTGTTGTTAATATTGTTGGAGGTACCATTATTGGGGTCACACAACATGGAATGGCTGCCTCTGATGCCTTACATGTTTATGGTATTCTGACCATTGGTGATGGTTTAGTCTCACAAATTCCATCTCTGTTAATCTCCATTGCAGCAGGGATTCTGATTACTCGTACTGGTGACTCAGCTGAAAATGTTGGTTCTCAAATTGGTGAACAAATATTTAATCAGCCTAAAGCTCTTTTAATGGCAGGTGGAGTTGTATTTCTTATTGCACTAGTTCCAGGTTTTCCAAAAATTCAACTTTTTGCCATTTCAGCTACTCTTGCAGGTATTGGGTATACACTAAAACTTATTATGACTAACCCTGCACCTAAAAATGCAAAACAAAGTATAGCAAAAACATTAGAACCTACAACATCACCTTCAAAAAAATCTTCTACTGAACAGAAGGAATCAAAAGAAGAGTTTTCACCAACTGTACCTATTATATTAGATATATCTCAACAAATGAGTGAAGAGTTAGATTATGATTCACTCAATGATGAACTTATAACATTACGTCGTGTTCTATACTTTGATCTTGGTGTACCATTCCCTGGCATTAATCTTCGCATCTCATCAAAGCTACATGACCTTACTTATTCCTTAATGATTAATGAGATTCCTATAACCAAAGGAACACTTGAAAAAGGTATGGTCTTAGCAAGGGATACAAAAGAAAATTTGGCAATGCTTGGAGTGGAACCTGAAGAAAAAGAAAAATTTCTTCCAGATGTTGAGTCTCTTTGGGTTCCAGACTCTAAAAAAGCATTGCTTGAACGGGCAGGAATAACATGTATGACACATAGTCGCATTCTTGCTTACCACTTATCCCTTGTCCTTTCACGCCATGCTTCAAACTTTCTGGGCATGCAAGAAACAAAATATCTCTTGGATAAAATGGAAGAACGTGCTCCTGATTTGGTTAGAGAAACAACTCGATTATTACCTGTACAAAGAATTGCTGAAATTTTCCAACGTCTTGTACAAGAACAAATTTCTATACGTGACTTAAGAAGTATCCTTGAGGCTCTTATTGAGTGGAGCCCTAAAGAAAAAGATACTGTTATGCTCACAGAATATGTCCGAAGTGCGTTAAAACGTCAAATAAGTTACATGTACTCTAAAGGTCAAAACATGCTACCTGCTGTTCTTCTTGATCCAAACGTAGAAGAAACTATTAGAAAATCTGTAAGACAAACTTCTGCTGGGGCCTTCCTTGCATTAGATCCAGAAACAACACAAATATTTATGGCATCCCTTAAAGAGTTTGCATCAGAGACCAATCTAACCTATACCCAAAAACCTGTTTTAATCACTTCAATGGATATTCGTCGGTATGTACGTAGACTCATAGAGGGAGATTATTACAACCTTCCTGTAGTGTCATACCAAGAACTTACACCAGAAATTTCTGTACAACCTGTTGGAAGAATACGTTTCTAA
- the sctS gene encoding type III secretion system export apparatus subunit SctS — protein sequence METTTMTYTAKALYLVLVLSMPPILVASLVGLFVSLIQAITQLQEQTLAFGIKLLAVVLTLFFMGGWLTGELYRYAEEIFNRFHIM from the coding sequence ATGGAAACGACAACTATGACATATACAGCAAAAGCACTTTATTTAGTGCTTGTGCTATCTATGCCACCTATTCTTGTTGCATCACTTGTTGGACTTTTTGTTAGTTTAATTCAAGCAATTACACAACTTCAAGAACAAACACTTGCATTTGGTATAAAACTTCTTGCTGTTGTACTTACTCTTTTTTTTATGGGTGGATGGTTAACAGGAGAACTCTATAGATATGCTGAAGAAATTTTCAATCGTTTTCATATCATGTAA
- the sctT gene encoding type III secretion system export apparatus subunit SctT has product MNYDQTIGALGVYDHFIAFLIGTPRLFMIIQVVPFMGNNIVTGQLRVVVVFSFYLLLSPALVAQLPHIPEVDPSLLPRILAIVIKEGFIGFFLGYLGSMVFWMIESVGLFIDNQRGAAMAAQTDPLSGSQTSPLGSFLFQCLVYIFFTSGAFITFLTLIYKTYEFWPPHEFIPMSWKMRLPELIIKQVDWLMAYTMLLAGPIAVACLLTDVSLGLVNRFASQLNVYVLAMPIKSAVAAFLLIFYFKLLLEKATFLFKPFETVLFQIKSLIQ; this is encoded by the coding sequence ATGAATTATGATCAAACAATAGGTGCACTTGGTGTATATGATCACTTTATAGCATTCTTAATAGGAACACCAAGGCTCTTCATGATTATTCAAGTTGTTCCCTTCATGGGCAATAATATTGTAACAGGTCAACTTAGAGTTGTTGTTGTTTTCTCATTTTATCTATTATTATCACCTGCACTTGTTGCACAACTACCACATATACCTGAAGTAGATCCCTCACTCCTTCCTCGTATTTTAGCAATAGTAATAAAAGAGGGCTTTATAGGATTTTTTTTAGGATACCTTGGAAGTATGGTTTTCTGGATGATTGAAAGCGTAGGACTCTTTATTGATAACCAAAGAGGAGCTGCCATGGCAGCACAGACAGATCCTTTGTCAGGGAGCCAAACTTCTCCTCTTGGTTCTTTTCTATTTCAATGTCTTGTGTATATCTTTTTTACCAGTGGGGCTTTTATTACCTTTTTAACACTTATATACAAAACATATGAATTCTGGCCACCACATGAATTTATCCCTATGAGTTGGAAAATGCGTCTTCCTGAATTAATAATAAAACAAGTAGATTGGCTTATGGCTTATACAATGCTACTTGCAGGTCCTATTGCTGTAGCATGTTTACTTACAGATGTTTCATTAGGACTTGTTAATCGCTTTGCATCCCAACTTAACGTTTATGTCCTTGCTATGCCTATAAAAAGTGCTGTTGCGGCTTTTCTCCTTATTTTCTATTTCAAATTACTTCTAGAAAAAGCTACATTTTTATTTAAACCTTTTGAAACTGTTCTATTTCAAATTAAGAGTCTCATACAATGA
- the sctU gene encoding type III secretion system export apparatus subunit SctU → MSGDSGDKTEPPTPKKLREAREQGDVAKSQDVAAAMTMFGASLYFIGMWQDVFSNLLNLIELPTKFIHLPFEEALPATISGIASIAFSILIPIIATLMFLAVAADLMQIGVLFSVKSAIPKLDNLNPKKWFSKVFSIKNLGEFVKNILKVSVLTITVWIILSNYIKELFAIASGNIWSLWYILGSVLRDLTLSVSMVFSVIACIDFMFQKWQYNKRQMMSKQEIKQEYKDMEGDPLIKGKRKQLHQEMAMQNPVNKVRKAKVVVVNPIHYAIAIDYEKGRTLLPVILAKGEGLLAQRMVAVAQEEGIPVMQNIPLAHSLFMDGIEDSYIPRNLIAPVAEVLRWVNSLNKNMIHKPISNDT, encoded by the coding sequence ATGAGTGGAGATAGCGGAGATAAAACAGAACCACCAACCCCGAAAAAGTTGCGTGAAGCAAGAGAGCAAGGTGACGTTGCTAAAAGTCAAGATGTCGCTGCTGCTATGACAATGTTTGGTGCTTCATTATATTTTATTGGAATGTGGCAAGATGTCTTTAGCAATTTGCTTAATTTAATTGAATTACCAACAAAATTTATACACCTACCATTTGAAGAAGCACTCCCTGCTACAATAAGCGGAATTGCATCAATAGCTTTTAGTATACTTATACCTATCATTGCTACTCTTATGTTTTTAGCTGTTGCTGCAGATTTAATGCAAATAGGCGTATTATTCTCTGTCAAATCTGCTATCCCTAAACTTGATAATCTTAATCCTAAGAAGTGGTTTTCAAAAGTTTTTTCTATAAAAAATCTTGGAGAATTTGTAAAAAATATTCTTAAAGTTAGTGTATTAACTATTACTGTATGGATTATTTTATCAAATTATATCAAAGAATTATTTGCAATAGCTTCAGGAAATATTTGGAGTTTATGGTACATATTAGGATCTGTTTTAAGGGATCTAACCCTTAGCGTTTCTATGGTTTTTTCTGTCATTGCATGTATCGATTTCATGTTTCAAAAATGGCAATACAATAAACGTCAAATGATGAGTAAACAAGAGATCAAGCAAGAATATAAAGATATGGAAGGTGATCCTCTTATAAAAGGAAAAAGAAAACAACTTCATCAAGAAATGGCTATGCAAAACCCTGTAAACAAAGTAAGAAAAGCCAAAGTTGTTGTAGTTAATCCTATCCACTATGCTATTGCCATTGACTATGAAAAAGGAAGGACACTCCTTCCTGTAATTCTAGCAAAAGGTGAAGGATTATTAGCACAACGTATGGTAGCTGTAGCACAAGAAGAAGGTATTCCTGTTATGCAAAACATTCCACTAGCTCATAGCCTTTTTATGGATGGAATTGAAGATTCCTATATCCCTAGAAATCTTATTGCACCAGTTGCTGAGGTTTTACGCTGGGTAAACTCTTTAAATAAAAATATGATACATAAACCTATATCTAATGATACTTAA
- a CDS encoding SpoIIE family protein phosphatase yields the protein MLELNGVTEAMAPNLELYGTERFEKTLDMNRKKSLKGLIAAVNQTIIEHRGEAEQSDDITMLAFMYK from the coding sequence ATGTTAGAGCTTAATGGAGTTACTGAAGCAATGGCCCCAAATCTTGAGCTTTATGGTACTGAACGTTTTGAAAAAACGCTTGATATGAACAGGAAGAAGTCATTAAAGGGATTAATAGCAGCAGTAAATCAAACAATAATAGAACATAGAGGAGAAGCTGAACAATCTGACGATATAACGATGTTAGCATTTATGTATAAGTAG
- a CDS encoding signal transduction histidine kinase, which produces MRYFNFHNLARQLIISPKFFLIICSFIYLTYILLLPLVHANNDTNNNLNTDLTFSPEETSTGIITDRVTPLLDWILDQSGQLTINQVLSPEVQRTFSSFLFTDLPKQEGTFWFRFVIDSTNRLSSSDFILDLSKRTPTQFPEPTQVWVVSMGSGKATLINPIKDNSYPIKYSGAEVLEVYIKLPGAPGVGFTPVLWTKKSFSTFYASMHVAILFLLAITIAICLIRAFTEKQEWRIWAALYSGSILISTLWGLPPTPKGILTIWDIPGLLAPGIALFILPHIGRRLMNTRQVSPHIDIQLLLLTLPGLVLSILPLIPGYLWTLPYLSVWPLITILFLPTCLYARFCDLKQSKTFFTICAFPSIGILPLAISINSMPQYIPIGLINLFPIITLTLSAMLVALVPNPKPSSGAIRREHPSSNIKIPSIPNKQNKIQMKKEEEQRTTTTNLNIESLEQQLRAPLERIRKELSILNTSLQSTPLQQHIESIENTAEGLSHIINDIPELFISKTHTDKEIFDLNQIVLGIHDAVNNDAESKNLAFSWFIAPHLYQKYEGNPTQLTQVLYMLVESSIQATEKGLVQLRIQRVPNSINPGELLITVSDSGKGSPPITRSPLALIHAWELATSTGGSVTMKSEPTGTTISFSISLTAKQTTTSLSHQHDESITTTEQPTTQLSQIIIVDIVPSNRQLLTYYLDELPYNIFEAQDVTTVYNLYKQSPGAVIIFGPELSETIAIETIGAIRVFEGEHNFLPAPILAICKTEAQKERLLRIGCTHVIIEPLTRKTFRQTILQLSPISSHTQAIPSPLLESTSKKIKQTAPTSSVNSKLIDTVNDSQIPCMETPIQDIPISPHASLYSEDNTSEYTHEKKGIALLKTPDQIKTKKLSIIKGEPTPISSSTHQQRNDTSLTNNVSYKVEQYPLMSSSEWVGEPTPITKQKTSTNKTSARLSQHSSEWVGEPIPIIKRKKPPITPPKNDPLHNTVEWVGEPMPITIAQQKSLTIEQQPIVNLTIEDEQLSSEKRKIVEENYTTTIEKTLSAEPKPHEQLATITKEKIEHIEPIVTTNDIHKNNLLENGTSFNEKSVILQNSIEIPEDLSIYSPSLHIQNSPEKSFLSSQSEPDNNSQCINNSSKEIDTIQEVPITSSDSAIINQKDNKHHDNLLTATTTRQKKHNNSRQKNSRHQKSSLSLLDMITIPTEENQETNHTQKALNTDSYLSMVGHPEIPEEHIITLTETVDTYKKDTLSVKKDIPDLFSVHHPTEVIEDFTYPKEQSEQLSMMQLFSSTLNIVEENDLGTHSKELFQELDITLGLLQQAIQTKQSENLVSFSQVILSLSEQLKLKHLKTLSYSLLDAIQTSKEDIIEQLIKDIKAEVQHNQGDTTDLL; this is translated from the coding sequence ATGCGTTACTTTAATTTTCATAATCTTGCTAGACAACTTATTATATCTCCTAAGTTTTTTCTTATCATTTGCTCATTTATTTATTTAACCTATATTTTGCTTCTACCCTTAGTTCATGCTAATAATGATACAAATAATAACCTTAATACAGATTTAACTTTTTCTCCTGAAGAAACATCAACTGGTATTATAACAGATAGAGTAACCCCATTATTAGATTGGATTTTAGATCAATCAGGTCAACTTACAATTAATCAAGTTCTCTCTCCAGAAGTACAACGAACTTTCTCATCATTTCTATTTACTGACCTTCCTAAGCAGGAAGGAACTTTTTGGTTTCGTTTTGTAATTGACTCAACAAACAGGCTTTCTTCATCTGACTTTATACTTGATTTAAGTAAACGTACTCCTACTCAGTTCCCTGAACCAACACAAGTATGGGTTGTGTCTATGGGCTCTGGGAAAGCAACACTAATTAATCCAATTAAAGATAATAGTTATCCAATCAAATACTCAGGAGCTGAAGTCCTTGAAGTATATATAAAGCTACCTGGTGCACCAGGAGTTGGTTTTACTCCTGTTCTCTGGACAAAAAAAAGCTTTTCGACCTTTTATGCTTCTATGCATGTTGCTATATTATTTTTGCTTGCAATTACTATTGCTATCTGTCTTATTCGAGCATTTACAGAAAAACAAGAATGGAGAATTTGGGCTGCACTTTATTCAGGATCTATTCTAATAAGCACACTATGGGGACTTCCTCCTACCCCTAAGGGGATACTTACTATTTGGGATATACCTGGTTTACTAGCTCCAGGAATAGCACTATTTATTCTACCACACATAGGTAGACGCCTGATGAACACAAGGCAAGTATCACCTCATATTGATATACAACTTTTACTTCTTACTCTTCCAGGATTAGTTTTATCAATTCTTCCTCTTATTCCTGGATATCTTTGGACTTTACCATATCTTTCTGTTTGGCCACTTATAACTATTCTCTTTTTACCCACTTGTTTGTATGCAAGATTTTGTGATCTAAAACAATCAAAAACATTTTTTACTATATGTGCATTCCCATCTATTGGGATATTGCCTCTTGCTATTTCTATCAACTCTATGCCTCAATATATTCCTATAGGTCTAATTAACCTCTTTCCTATAATAACACTTACTCTAAGTGCTATGCTTGTTGCACTTGTACCTAATCCAAAACCTTCTTCTGGAGCTATACGACGGGAACACCCTTCTTCTAACATAAAAATACCATCTATACCTAATAAACAAAATAAGATACAGATGAAGAAAGAAGAAGAACAAAGAACAACAACTACAAATTTAAATATAGAAAGTCTTGAACAACAGCTACGTGCACCTTTAGAGCGTATACGTAAAGAATTAAGTATACTTAATACATCGCTACAGTCGACACCCTTACAACAGCACATTGAATCTATTGAAAATACAGCCGAAGGTCTTTCTCATATTATTAATGATATACCTGAACTATTTATCTCCAAAACTCATACTGACAAAGAAATTTTTGACTTAAACCAAATAGTTCTGGGTATCCATGATGCTGTCAATAACGATGCAGAAAGTAAAAATCTTGCTTTTTCTTGGTTTATAGCACCGCATCTTTATCAAAAATATGAAGGTAACCCAACGCAGCTAACACAAGTCCTTTATATGCTTGTTGAAAGCTCCATACAAGCTACAGAAAAAGGACTTGTACAACTACGTATTCAACGGGTACCTAATAGTATAAACCCTGGAGAACTACTTATTACAGTTTCTGACTCTGGGAAAGGATCACCACCAATTACACGTAGCCCGCTTGCTCTTATTCATGCTTGGGAATTAGCAACTAGCACTGGTGGCTCTGTGACAATGAAAAGTGAGCCAACAGGAACAACTATCTCATTTAGTATCTCCCTCACTGCTAAACAAACAACTACGTCTTTATCCCACCAACATGATGAGTCAATTACTACTACTGAACAGCCAACAACACAATTATCACAAATTATTATTGTTGATATTGTCCCTAGCAATAGACAACTTTTAACTTACTACTTAGATGAACTTCCCTATAATATCTTTGAAGCACAAGATGTTACTACTGTCTATAATCTATATAAACAATCTCCAGGAGCAGTTATCATTTTTGGACCAGAACTGTCTGAAACTATTGCTATTGAAACAATAGGAGCTATTAGAGTATTTGAGGGAGAACACAACTTCCTTCCTGCACCAATATTAGCTATTTGCAAAACAGAAGCTCAAAAAGAAAGACTCCTAAGAATAGGCTGTACCCATGTAATTATCGAACCATTAACTCGTAAGACCTTTCGACAAACTATATTACAGTTATCGCCTATTTCTAGCCATACCCAAGCTATACCTAGTCCTCTTTTGGAATCAACATCTAAAAAAATCAAACAGACAGCACCTACTAGTTCTGTTAACTCAAAACTAATAGACACAGTAAATGATTCACAAATACCATGCATGGAGACGCCTATACAGGATATACCCATATCTCCTCATGCCTCTCTCTATTCTGAAGATAATACTTCAGAGTATACTCATGAAAAAAAGGGGATAGCACTCCTAAAAACCCCAGATCAAATTAAAACAAAAAAACTTTCTATAATTAAAGGAGAACCTACACCTATTTCTTCTTCGACTCATCAACAAAGGAATGATACATCTCTAACCAATAATGTTAGCTACAAAGTAGAACAATATCCTCTTATGAGTTCATCAGAGTGGGTTGGTGAACCTACTCCTATTACTAAGCAAAAAACTTCTACTAATAAAACTTCAGCTAGATTATCGCAACATTCATCAGAATGGGTTGGTGAGCCTATTCCTATTATAAAACGAAAAAAACCACCAATAACCCCACCTAAAAATGATCCTTTACATAATACTGTAGAGTGGGTTGGTGAACCTATGCCTATTACTATAGCACAGCAAAAATCATTAACAATTGAACAACAACCTATAGTTAATCTAACAATAGAAGATGAACAACTATCCTCAGAAAAAAGAAAAATTGTTGAGGAAAACTATACGACAACTATAGAAAAAACACTGTCAGCAGAACCTAAACCACACGAGCAACTTGCAACTATTACTAAAGAAAAGATAGAACACATTGAACCTATAGTAACAACAAATGATATACATAAAAATAACCTATTAGAGAATGGTACATCTTTTAATGAAAAATCAGTTATACTACAAAACTCTATAGAGATACCTGAAGATTTATCAATTTATTCCCCAAGTTTACACATTCAAAATTCCCCTGAAAAATCTTTTTTATCATCACAAAGTGAACCTGATAACAACTCTCAATGCATTAATAACTCATCAAAAGAAATAGATACAATTCAAGAAGTTCCCATAACATCATCTGACTCGGCTATTATCAATCAAAAAGATAATAAACATCATGATAACCTATTAACAGCTACTACAACTAGACAAAAGAAGCATAATAATTCTCGTCAAAAAAACTCTCGACATCAAAAATCATCACTATCATTATTAGATATGATAACAATACCAACAGAAGAGAACCAAGAAACAAACCATACACAAAAAGCTCTTAATACTGATAGCTACTTATCTATGGTTGGACACCCTGAGATACCAGAAGAACATATCATAACATTAACAGAAACAGTAGATACATACAAAAAAGACACATTATCAGTAAAAAAAGACATACCAGACTTATTTAGTGTTCACCATCCAACAGAAGTCATAGAAGATTTTACTTATCCAAAGGAGCAGTCTGAACAACTAAGTATGATGCAACTTTTTAGCTCAACACTTAACATTGTCGAAGAAAACGACTTGGGAACTCATTCTAAGGAACTTTTCCAAGAATTAGATATTACATTAGGATTATTACAACAAGCTATCCAAACAAAACAATCTGAAAATCTTGTATCCTTTTCACAGGTCATTTTATCTCTCTCTGAACAACTAAAGTTAAAACATCTAAAAACACTTTCTTACTCTTTACTCGACGCTATCCAAACAAGTAAAGAAGATATAATAGAACAACTTATTAAAGATATAAAAGCAGAAGTACAACATAACCAAGGGGATACTACAGACTTATTATAG